From one Lolium rigidum isolate FL_2022 chromosome 4, APGP_CSIRO_Lrig_0.1, whole genome shotgun sequence genomic stretch:
- the LOC124649397 gene encoding uncharacterized protein LOC124649397, which produces MEELDEVEVLWPEFYAEAGHKPLPAATTMPRSRPRQRRAALSRPVDVPSRGAVLVIQWKDGTEDDLEADHGGGGSKIIVPPHLLVSGGESATVACASLRSGRQRMRARDLRHLRNSVLRMTGFIEG; this is translated from the coding sequence ATGGAAGAGCTCGACGAGGTCGAGGTGCTCTGGCCGGAGTTCTACGCCGAAGCTGGCCACAAGCCActgccggcggcgacgaccatgCCGAGGTCGCGCCCGAGGCAGCGGCGCGCGGCGCTGTCTCGGCCGGTGGACGTTCCAAGCAGGGGCGCCGTGCTCGTGATACAGTGGAAAGATGGTACTGAAGACGACTTGGAGGCCgaccacggcggcggtggcagcaaGATCATCGTGCCGCCGCACCTGCTGGTCTCCGGCGGGGAGAGTGCCACAGTGGCGTGCGCGTCGCTGCGGTCGGGCCGGCAGCGCATGCGGGCGCGTGACCTGCGGCACCTGCGCAACTCCGTGCTGCGGATGACCGGCTTTATTGAAGGATGA